The genomic segment CCACATCACACACCAGATTCTCCAACCGGGTCAAGAGGTCATCAAAGGTCATGAAGGGGCACTCTGCTTCTATGTGGGTGTACCTACGGAGGGAGGACGGGCACATAGGAGTAATCGTTCAGTGTAGCAGTGGAGTATGGAGATTACATTACCCCAATCACATCCCATTCTTCGGGTTTATATTAGCACTaactctttttttcccctccaaATGTATACCCACTCATGGGAGGCCCCTGGGCACTGTCAGTATGCTGCAAACATGGATTTGAATGCCATAAAACAGCTGTGATGTGAGGCAGCGGCTTTACCGCTGCGCCATCCGGGAGAGCCCCTGACCATCATTAAGGTTAACGGACAAGGACCCAGATTCCGCCATCACCCACGCGAGGCCATAATCACGGACGGGGAATGGTGGAGCAAATACTGCGGAATGACTGAAGGCTGCGCGCCCAGCGGCTTTCCTCTCGGTACTCACTCGGCCAGGTGCCGGCGCGTGCGGGACTGCTCGGCGCGGTAGGACTGGGCAATACAGAAGGTGTTCCCCAGGGACGGGATGCAGGTCTCCAGGTAGAGCTGGGAAGACTGGGTCAGGTAGGCCTCCTCCCCAAAGTAGTTAAGGTTGAACAGGGTGGAGCCTCCCTCCACCTGGGTCTGAACTAGAGTGGGCGGGGTGATCTGGGGGGTGCGGGGGTTGCATGTTACGAAAACACTTAGACTAGCTTCATGCCGATAAATGACAAGCGTCTACTCTTGAGAGAGACAAGTTAGCATACATGCTATATAAGATAAAAACGATACGTTCACAAACCAAACAGGAACAACGTGTTATTCTTTGCAGAAACCAACTGGGTACCACACCACTTGGACCTCAGCGTGGCACCGGGCCCGGAATCGTACCTCACAGTAGCCTTGGCTGAAgaagtggtccctgaagcactGGGTGACTGTGGAGCGGACGCGCAGGATCTTGGACACGTTCTCCCCTCGGATCATCATGTGTCTGTTGTTGAGCTGGACGTCCACGTCGGACTCCTCGTTCAGGAGGTTGTCAGCACCTCCAGCTGGGGCCAACCCAACCAGCTCCCAGAAGTCACAGTGCAGCTCATGACCCCCAGGGGCCTGTTGGGGGAGGTGAGCTGATAACGTAACTCTGACAACACCACATCTAAACCCTTCATTGCATTGATACCTGTACGCCCAGTTGGGTCTGGATAACCGGGTAATTTCACTGTCAACTGTGACATGGACCAAATGAATAACCCTAAATCAGGAATGTGTACCTGCTTTCCTTGAGGAACTTCCTTGACCAACCCATAAAGAGCCACGGTGCTCTCTGTTGACAGAACCAGGGCATTGTAGCACTGGCACTGCAATGAGAACAAGGGAAAAGGCTATCAGAAAATACCCTACCGAAAATGAAGAGACAATGCAAATCgtgtaattacatttgtaatttaaaaaagttaataaataaaaagtaccAGTTTATCGTTGAGAACACACTGCAGGAATCCAGTTCCGTCCCTCAGAACAATGAACAGCAGATTCTTTCCTAGCAAGAGAATCAATATGCATCAGGCTTGGGGTCACATTGATCTCAATAGATGTTTTTATCCCCCAGCAAACTGATGGATGATGGTAGGTCAGGGTGTCACAAAAGACTGGCAGTCCCATCTGACCTCATTTAAAATAGCTTCCATttacataattattatttaggGGAGAAAAAGTTTCATAgcagtgtttgttttggtttgtccAGTAAAGGGACAATTTTGAAATGACACATGAAACCGTACACACAGTCCATGTTGTGTGCTATGTGGGGGACTGGGGGGGCTGTGTGCTTTGTTTGCAGTATCTTGGTTGTAAAATCCTAACAGACATTGCCGTTCTACTGATTCAGGATTCCAGCTTCAACCAAAGTTTTGTCCCCACCACAACACTCACCCTGTTTTCTCAATCTGTGCACCCAACCAAACACCTTCACTCTCTGCTCCCTGAGTGGCTGCAGTTCAAAGATTTTAACCTGTTGGGAAGgagtacagtacatttcaataTTAATGATACAAGACCAAGACTATGTTCTTATTTCCTATGAGTTTCtgttttaattgtattaattaaGCAGCTAAATAATTGTATGTATCCATATAAGCACAAAAATCCAAAACAGTACAAACAAGAAATTAAAAGGTTGGGAAATTAAAAGCAATTATCCCACGCCACCACTTACTTCCTCtttacaaattaattaattgtggTTAGGCTTAGAATGACAGGTCTTGTACTGGTTCAGAAGGAAAGATATACAAGCAGCAAAATAGTAGGCTCCTAATTTTGTTTACAGAATAGACAGAAAAATGACTCAATTATGATTATGAAAATTATGCAGATAAGAATATAGTGGAACATACAGTTTTAGGCTCGGGTAGACTGGGGTCATTCTCAATTATGATTTTTTTAGCTTCTTCCAgattcttctctctcctctcagagTCCTCTGCCTTCAAAGTGGGAAAAAAGTAATTAATATAGACGTACATAAGGTGACGATGGCAGATGATTCACTAGTTCCCCATAGACATGTTGTAAGGCTGAAATAACATTATAGccgttttcttttttcccccatgGCTAAAACCAGGTAAGGCTTGTTGCCATTCTTAGGAAGCATAAtgagtttcatttattttaaaatgtttggggaaaGACACTGTCCACTATGATCAGCATAAAGATGTCAGATAGGAGTGGCAGTGTAGTTCCCTACCATCCACAATAATTATTCATCTTTATTGTCAATACCAGATGGTTTCTCATTGTTTTGTACAATAATAGTGTCCACCTCTACCACATTAACTCTATGAAATTGAAAAGGACAttgctttcatttcatcagGGATTTCACCATGAATATGAAGGCTTTGAGTATTTTGTTGGCATGTCATGCTTGACAAAATACATCAGTAAAAtagtaattaaaataattggcaTGAGGTTGTGATCAATGAGCCATCTGCTTTAATGAAAGAGGAAGCTGAATTGCTCTTTATGgacattatttcatttaaattactGCAGTCTTTTCCAAAATGCATCATATCATTTATCTTGGTTTTATAAtgcattttcttctttttgtatGGTCAGATAGTTACTCAATTCTATAATTTGCCATTCAGatttagacatttattttgcttCATCTCATTTACACATGAATTCCTTTCAGTTGCCAATCAATCCATGGTGATTTTActgttcaaatgtatttctttttgtggTACATGCTAAGCAATGTCACTACAATCAAAGGGGGTCATTTGCCCAGGCTGGAGATAATATTCCTAGTTCTGTGTTCCAATCTTAATCTTCCTATGATCCTTTTGGTTTCTGCTCCAACATTAACCTCACGGTCTGGCTTGAAGGGCAGTGTGGAAAAAAGCTAAATGGCTTGGTGCGGATTCCTAGGAGGAAGGCTTGCTGTGATCTTCAACTCAGCTGGATTTTAATCAAATtgggaaatattttatatacagtaaatatataaaaatacaaagaaaaggaCACTGGCCCCTGAGGCTCGGTCACCTCTCCGCCCCCAAAGGCTCTGCCAAGGCCACGCCCCCAAAGGCATACCTCCTTCTTGTCTTTAGTGTCACTCTTCATCTGCTCTCTATGAAATAACTTcttcacatttttcatttggGTCTTGGAGATCACTGCCCAACGCTACAGAGCAACAGGGAAACAAAATCACGAAGTGAAAccacatttccttttaaaataaCTGTTAGGCTTTAGCTGTGTTTTTGCTGTGGGTTAAGCTGTGACAGCCAGCTAATGTTTACCTCTCCTTCCTTCTGAGAGTCCACATAAATGGTTGGGAAGGGCTCCTTTCCAGCAAATATCAAAGCCTGTGAAACATGGCGGTTCAGAATTAGAATCAACTTTAATGGAGAGAAACAACAAATATCTACAATTCTGTAAGTTCTACAGTGGGGCAAagaagtatttagtcagccaccaataatgcaagttctcccacttaaaaagatgagagaggcctgtaattttcatcataggtacacttcaactatgaaagacaaaatgagaaaaaaatccagaaaatcacattgtaggacttttttaatgaatttattggtaaattcctctgtaaaataagtatttggtcacctacaaacaagcaagatttctggctctcacagaccggtaacttcttctttaagaggctcctctgtcttccactcgttatctgtattaatggcacctgtttgaacttgttatcagtataaaagacacctgtccacaacctcaaacagtcacactccaaacaccactatggccaagaccaaagagctgtcaaaggacaccagaaaccaaattgtagacctgtaccAGGCTGGGaggactgaatctgcaataggtaagcaagAAAttaactgtgggagcaattataagaaaatcgaagacatacaagaccactgataatctccctcgatccggggctccacgcaagatctcaccccgtggggtcaaaatgatcacaagaacggtgagcaaaaatcccagaaccacacggggggacctagtgaatgaccttcagagagctgggaccaaagtaacaaaggctaccatcagtaacacactacgccgccagggactcaaatcctgcagtgccagacgtgtccccctgcttaagccagtacaagtccaggcccgtctgaggtttgctagagagcatttggatggtgcagaagaggattgggagaatgtcatatggtcagatgaaaccaaaatagaactttttggtaaaaactcaactcgtcttgtttggaggagaaagaatgctgagttgcatccaaagaaaaccatacctactgtgaagcatgggggtggaaacatcatgctttggggctgtttttctgcaaagggaccaggacaactgatccgtgtaaaggaaagaatgaatggggccatgtatcgtgagattttgagtgaaaacctccttccatcagcaagggcattgaagatgaaacgtggctgggtctttcagcatgtcaatgatccaaaacacaccgcccgggcaatggagtggaagcatttcaaggtcctggagcggcctagccagtcaccagatctcaaccccatagaatatctttggagggagtagaaagtctgtgttgcccagcgacagacccaaaacatcattgctctagaggagatctgcatggaggaatgggccaaaataccagcaacagtgtgtgaaaaccttgtgaagacttacagaaaatgtttgacctctgtcattgccaacaaagggtatataaagtattgagattaacttttgttattgactaaatacttattttccaccataatttaccaattaattaattaaaaatcctacaatgtgactttctggattttttttccattttgtctttcatagttGTAGTGTACCTGTGAtgaaattacaggcctctctcatctttttaagtgggagaacttgcacaattggtggctgactaaatacttttttgcctcaCTGTATATCTATAAGTTCATATATCgctttaagtttgtttttcatgtaaataatttgtttttcatgtaaatAATCATTAATTCAAAGTTCTAACAAATCTAATTAGTAGAGGGAGAGCAATATAATCTGATGACGCTGCACTAGCTCTGCCCTCCCATTGTGTGCATAGAGAGACAATTTAGCAATTACTTAAAGCGATTTATGAACTTTGACATAGTAGTTATTCattgttattcccctttaa from the Esox lucius isolate fEsoLuc1 chromosome 23, fEsoLuc1.pri, whole genome shotgun sequence genome contains:
- the nars1 gene encoding asparagine--tRNA ligase, cytoplasmic isoform X2 → MADEVTKTAGELYVSEREGNDQDGDGTEQKPFKTSLRALIFAGKEPFPTIYVDSQKEGERWAVISKTQMKNVKKLFHREQMKSDTKDKKEAEDSERREKNLEEAKKIIIENDPSLPEPKTVKIFELQPLREQRVKVFGWVHRLRKQGKNLLFIVLRDGTGFLQCVLNDKLCQCYNALVLSTESTVALYGLVKEVPQGKQAPGGHELHCDFWELVGLAPAGGADNLLNEESDVDVQLNNRHMMIRGENVSKILRVRSTVTQCFRDHFFSQGYCEITPPTLVQTQVEGGSTLFNLNYFGEEAYLTQSSQLYLETCIPSLGNTFCIAQSYRAEQSRTRRHLAEYTHIEAECPFMTFDDLLTRLENLVCDVVDRVLKSPAAPLLYDVNPDFKPPKRPFLRMNYSDAIIWLKEHDIKKDDGTYYEFGEDIPEAPERLMTDTIGETILLCRFPAEIKSFYMQRCAEDQRLTESVDVLMPNVGEIVGGSMRIWDADELLEGYKREGIDSAPYYWYTDQRKYGTCPHGGYGLGLERFLTWLLNRHHIRDVCLYPRFIQRCRP
- the nars1 gene encoding asparagine--tRNA ligase, cytoplasmic isoform X1, with the translated sequence MADEVTKTAGKLSVGELYVSEREGNDQDGDGTEQKPFKTSLRALIFAGKEPFPTIYVDSQKEGERWAVISKTQMKNVKKLFHREQMKSDTKDKKEAEDSERREKNLEEAKKIIIENDPSLPEPKTVKIFELQPLREQRVKVFGWVHRLRKQGKNLLFIVLRDGTGFLQCVLNDKLCQCYNALVLSTESTVALYGLVKEVPQGKQAPGGHELHCDFWELVGLAPAGGADNLLNEESDVDVQLNNRHMMIRGENVSKILRVRSTVTQCFRDHFFSQGYCEITPPTLVQTQVEGGSTLFNLNYFGEEAYLTQSSQLYLETCIPSLGNTFCIAQSYRAEQSRTRRHLAEYTHIEAECPFMTFDDLLTRLENLVCDVVDRVLKSPAAPLLYDVNPDFKPPKRPFLRMNYSDAIIWLKEHDIKKDDGTYYEFGEDIPEAPERLMTDTIGETILLCRFPAEIKSFYMQRCAEDQRLTESVDVLMPNVGEIVGGSMRIWDADELLEGYKREGIDSAPYYWYTDQRKYGTCPHGGYGLGLERFLTWLLNRHHIRDVCLYPRFIQRCRP